The genomic interval CTTTGGTTTCGCTGGACGCCTTGGCATCACTCTCTCCTCTGACACGGGCGAGGTCCTTCGAAGCGTTTAAATGGGAAAACGATTCGGTTCATCGTCTTCGTCCCCGGGCGAATCATGGATGCGTTCTCCCAAATTCCTTTGCTGCAAAAGTTGGAATCCCTCTCGGAGAAGTTCGCGAAAGCACTCGGCGCACTGCGTGTCGTCTGGCGGCACGCGAGTTGCTTGATCGATCGTCAGCAAAACCATGGCACCGCATTCACAGCAAGTACGTTCGATGCAAGCTGGGGGTAAATCGAGTTGCCTAGCCGAAGACGATTTGGCAGGTCGTTGGGGTGACTGTGACATGATTGCTCCCATTTGCGTGCTGAACCCACTATCAGAACGCGTCAAGCTGATTTTTGTTCCCGAGAATACGTGTGAGAACCGGACGTCCATGCGTTTTCTGCGAGGCGCAAGCGTTCTCACTCAGACTTGATTGCTTTGCCGGTTTCAGGGATTCTTGGATGCGTCTGCCCAATTTTGCAAGACACTCGTAGCCGCTTCGGCTTCGCCGTTGACGCCATTCTCCTTGAGTCGATTCAACAGTGGCTGGAATGGATCTCGCAATTCGGACGGGACTGGTTTCAACGCGGACAAGCACTTGGCGCGGAATGACGGAGTGACGGTCGGGGCGATGTGTGGTGGAAACACGCTCAGTCTGTCCATCAACGGACTTTCAAGCAACTCCAGGATCAAGGAACCGATCTCTGGTTTTCGGTTCAATTGAAGAACGAGATGGTACATGAGTACGTCTGGCCTTTCGCCCGTCCCCAAGTTGCGTTCGAACTGCGGCTTGAGTCGTTGCAGATTTTCAGTGTCCGTCAGATCCAGGAAAACCAAAGCACATACCGCGAAGAATCCGTTGTGAGGTGACGCCGATTTTAGATCCGACAGCAAACGCTGTTCGTGTTCAGATGCGGCAAGCCAAGTGCGAATCGGCGTGAAATCAATGGGATGGTCGTTGTCTGCGTACTCGAAAAGGTTCGCAAGCAACTGAATGATGCTTGCCCGTTTCTCATCGGGAGCGAGTGAATCCCAAAGTTGAAGCGCTGTTCTCTGATACTCGGCAATATCCGCTGTTGCCTCGGTCCGTCCGATTCTCGCCAGCAATGCATTCAACACCGCGGAAGCGTTGCCGTGTTTTGCCAGTAGCTCGATCAGCTCCGTCTTGAAATCCATGGACCTAGTGTCGGGCGATTTGGGAACATGTGAAATCCGTTGGATCGCGGATGCCTTCCCATAATCGGTGTCGTACATCATCAGACGCTGGACGATGTCGAGCAGGTCTTTGTCAGGGATTCTTGACCCGCCCATCATCGCTTCTCGGTACGCCTCCTCCAACGTCACGCCTCTGATGGACCAAGCGATTTCGAAGCCATTAGGCGAATTGCGATCACGCATTTTGTTTGGTTTTGCGTCTGTGATCTTTTCGATCGCGTAGGCGATCCATTTCGGCTCCGATAAATCGGAGGTGCGATACGTCTCGGGTCGACTCCTTGGGACAAACGAACGGATCTCAAATTCGCGTTCCCGCCATGCTTCGATCAGGATCGGTATCACCGACGTATCGCCGATTTCACCAAGCGACCGAATAGCAGCGTCTTTGACGCTGGTTTGTTCATAGTTTCCATCGATTGGATTGCGGACCCCGTACACGCCCGCATGCGTGACGAGTTCGTCTGTGTCTTGCACGATCTCAACCAAATCGGGCACGACCGATTTCGCCGGGGAGCCGACGTCCCCCAATAGCCAAGCCGCTTCGGCGCGATGGGCGAGTTCTGCTGCAGTGAGTAGCTGTTTCAATACGGTCACGACTTCCGGCAAACTCGCCTCCAGTTGGATCAATTGACTGGCGGCATAAAGCTGGAATGCCGGATCGGTGTCCGACAAACGCGGCATCAAAAGCTTGATGCGATCTTCCCGATCACTGACTCGACAATACGTACGCAAAGTACCAAATCGGAGCTCTTCGGCAGCCATCTCGTCACGCACGATCTGCTCAAGTTGGCTTCGCAATGTCTCGTTTTTCAGAGGATAAATGATTCGGGCGTAGGTCAAGTAGTTGACGATGAAACTGCGATTCGCAGTCGTCGGATTGTCCAGTTCCTCGGACAAAGCATTGATGACCACCTCTCGATTGCAAGCGTCAAAGAACTCCTGAGCGGTTCTCAACAACGAAACCGTCTCACCGCTGGCGGTTTTATATTCCGCGTCTCCTTCGTGGTACCTTGATGCCACAAGTACCGCGGCAACCGCTTCGTCCGAGTGTTCGTGCACGGCAAGTTTATGGAAAGCACGCACCGCCTCGTAAAACTGACCTGGGCTTCGTTCCTGCAGCATCAGTCGTAACCATTGATCGAACGTCTTGCCTTCGTAAGTCGGCTGGTCGATCGACGCAATCGCGGGCGATGTTGAATCGCTGGTGGGGGTAGCGGCCATCGTAGCAGAGTCACGCTGCACGATTTTGGCTAGCCAAGTCTCACCGCGTTTGAGCGTAAACTGCCCGTTCTCTACTTCCAGCCCATCGGCATCGCTCACGATCTCGATATCGTACTCGCCGGCTCCCAATCGCAAAGACTCGGCAGTTTGCGAGAGTTTCAATTGACGATGGGTCTCGCCCGATTTCAGAATTCGAACTTCGACATCCGGCGAAGCGGTTTCGATCACCAACTGGCCGGAGTTCATTTGCAAGGTGATCACGATCCCGGCCGCGACAAGCAGCGTCGCCATGGCAAGCCAGATCCAGCCACTGGCAACGAATCTGCCCCAGCGATTGCGAGACTGAGGTGGCGACGCGGGTTGCAGTTCCGCCGTTTCCCCAGGCCACGCACCGTTTTTACTTTCGGCGGAGAAAGGGAGTCGTACGTGTTGTTCGCGTAGCTTGGTGGCTTCCTTGACCCGAGACCGAAGGTCGCAGTTGACGGTCCAGCGGCTCAACGATTGGGCGATCTCTTGCATCGACGCTGGCCGTTCGCTCGCGTCTTTGGATAGCATGCCATCGATGCACTGGCATAGTTCTTCGGGCAGGTCATTGCGGTAGCTTGCGATCGGCAGGGCAGCTTCGGTGGCGATGCGTCGAAGCTTTGACAGCAGTGGCTCTTTCCCAACGATGGTGTGAGGCGAATGACCGGTGAGCCATTTGTACAGAGTTGCTCCGAGCGCGTAGACATCTGCTCGTTCGTCAACATCGTGTGAGTTTTCTATTTGCTCCGGCGCCATGTAGTCGAGTGTGCCCATCAACTGTCCGACGGTCGTCAGCTCGTCATCGATCAAGCGTTCGCCGACAACACGAGCCAAGCCTAGGTCCAGGATCTTGACTTCGCC from Stieleria varia carries:
- a CDS encoding protein kinase domain-containing protein, producing MTDIPCIARDRLRDYLLGDLTEFESAQIESHLQSCSDCEATVSALDRDSDTLVEGLRTPAVQPEPVSVYRLAAKRAAASWYDASDIAPSLTLPKLRDYELLEPLAHGGMGMVYRARHTRLNRQVAVKVLPDRWLQNPAVVARFEREMQAVGSLRHPAIVQATDGGEADGVHFLVMELIDGIDGSELVRTLGPIPVADACEIARQAAAGMAYVHEKGIVHRDLKPSNVMITNGGEVKILDLGLARVVGERLIDDELTTVGQLMGTLDYMAPEQIENSHDVDERADVYALGATLYKWLTGHSPHTIVGKEPLLSKLRRIATEAALPIASYRNDLPEELCQCIDGMLSKDASERPASMQEIAQSLSRWTVNCDLRSRVKEATKLREQHVRLPFSAESKNGAWPGETAELQPASPPQSRNRWGRFVASGWIWLAMATLLVAAGIVITLQMNSGQLVIETASPDVEVRILKSGETHRQLKLSQTAESLRLGAGEYDIEIVSDADGLEVENGQFTLKRGETWLAKIVQRDSATMAATPTSDSTSPAIASIDQPTYEGKTFDQWLRLMLQERSPGQFYEAVRAFHKLAVHEHSDEAVAAVLVASRYHEGDAEYKTASGETVSLLRTAQEFFDACNREVVINALSEELDNPTTANRSFIVNYLTYARIIYPLKNETLRSQLEQIVRDEMAAEELRFGTLRTYCRVSDREDRIKLLMPRLSDTDPAFQLYAASQLIQLEASLPEVVTVLKQLLTAAELAHRAEAAWLLGDVGSPAKSVVPDLVEIVQDTDELVTHAGVYGVRNPIDGNYEQTSVKDAAIRSLGEIGDTSVIPILIEAWREREFEIRSFVPRSRPETYRTSDLSEPKWIAYAIEKITDAKPNKMRDRNSPNGFEIAWSIRGVTLEEAYREAMMGGSRIPDKDLLDIVQRLMMYDTDYGKASAIQRISHVPKSPDTRSMDFKTELIELLAKHGNASAVLNALLARIGRTEATADIAEYQRTALQLWDSLAPDEKRASIIQLLANLFEYADNDHPIDFTPIRTWLAASEHEQRLLSDLKSASPHNGFFAVCALVFLDLTDTENLQRLKPQFERNLGTGERPDVLMYHLVLQLNRKPEIGSLILELLESPLMDRLSVFPPHIAPTVTPSFRAKCLSALKPVPSELRDPFQPLLNRLKENGVNGEAEAATSVLQNWADASKNP